The DNA segment ATCAACATAACTTAACCACTTATTTATTAGTGGAAAAAAAATACGAAGCCTCCCTACTCGATCAATGGGCCGAATTAATTCACAGCGAATGCCTGCCCCTTCCGCAATCTCCTTATACAACAAGGACACTCTCTGCATGCTCTCCTGTTTATCCGGAAGATAGTTTCCAATAAAAACAATGAAGTATTCCAATTAGAGAAAGATCTAATTAAAAGCATAATAATGCAAAAAACCGAATTGGTATTTGATTTCATAAAAAATTCGCAAAATACAGGGACAATGATCACTACGAAATCCTTATTCTGATAATTAAAGCAAATTTGAAAATCAGTAGGAAATGGGGAAGTAAATATTCATTAAGGAAAAAGGTTGGGAAATACTAAAGTAGTTCGTATTACAAGAGTTTTTAAGGCTTGATGTCTTCAAGAAAGAGGTAAAGTACAAAAGAATTATAAATATTGAAAGCTACTATGGAACTACTGGGATGGACAGACAGGGCGAAATTGGTCCCAAAAAAAAACATATTTCTGAATGGGTCTTTTTTCGAAGCAACCTGATATGATTTTAAATATATTGGTATGTACAATTGAAACGTCACACAGCAATCAGTGGCACTGGAAGAGCTGGTACAACGTTCCTGGTAAGTCTCTTTCATGAGTTAGGTCTTGATGTTGGAGACATCAATCCAAGCAATGTATCGAAATTATCATATGGTGGTTTAGAGCTTAATATATTTGATGAAAATGCCCCATATATCGTAAAGTCACCCGCACTTTGTGACCAAATAGAAACAGTGGTGAACTCCTCAGAAGTATCACTTGATCTTTTAATTATCCCTATTCGCGATCTGTACGAAGCAGCTGAAAGCCGGCGCCGTGTAACGCGACTAGGAAATTTTTATGGTGGAATGTGGGGAAATTTTTCATTAATACCAGGTGTTCAAGAAAATTTACTTTCTAAGAAACTATATAAGCTTCTCTATTTTGCATCTTCTGCTTCGGTCCCGATAATCTTTTTGCAATTCCCCAAATTTGGAAAAGACAAAGATTATCTTTATTCAAATTTAAAAAATTTTTTTGAGGATAGCAAAATTGATTATCATAAATTCAGCACAGCATTCGATAAGATGTACAGGGCCGACAGGATTCACAAATTTTCATCTAGTGCCAACATAATACAAACACTTTGCGATTTGTACCTGTCAATTGTTTTGATAATTAGAAATTGTATATATCAACTTAGAATTAACCTCAAGATAGGGCAGAGAATGAAGAGACTTTTGAATAGAAAATAATTAAATTTATTGACACATGAAGGGTTAACTAGCGATTGAGTTTACCACAAAAAGATAGTATATTACTATTTTCTAAATTGAAGTAAACTTGTTATCTACGTCTTTGGATCGTACCTCTCCAAGCCAGACCAATAGACGATCAAACTTATATAACCAGTTTTGTCTTAGAAATATATCCTTTAATTTAATATTAAATTGATGAGATAGAGATGCTAAATAAAACTCATTTAAGATGCAAAGAGCTTTCCGTGTAAACATTTCACGCTTTTGCTCGGTAAATTTACCTCCCTTGTACCATCCCCTACCGGAAAATAACCATTCGACTAATCTTAGTCTAAGAGATAAGCTTAATGTATCTGCAAAGAAGTCTTCGGCAGTTGTACTGTGCTCATTGATATGTGATTTCAATTCATTGTAATAATCTAGTTGATAATTTAATTTTTTCAAAGCTGATTTGTCCATAGAGAACAAATAGGTACTGATATAATTAGTTATGCGAAGTATTTTGTTATTCTGCTTATTTCCAAGGAAAAAGAAGTTTTTGTTCTTGGTGTTTAAAAGCGTACCTATATATGCGTTTTTATTTCTCGCAATCTGATAACAGAACATGAGTAAGCGAAACTTAGTAAAACATCTATGTATATTGACAGTATCATTGGCAAAAATTATACAATCGTGATCCAAGGATTGTTCAAGAATATATGCCAGACCTTCTTGCCAAGCAGAGAATTCACTATTACTATTAGAACCTAATAGAATTATCCAATTTTTGAGTCTATCATCGAATCTTAAGTTGTTGATTATAGCTGAATTATTAACTACCAATATATTTGTGGTTGTGCCTATTTCTTCGATAATAGTAATTGCTTTGGTAACATTTTCAAATGTATAACCGACTAATATACCAATGGAAATAATATCCTTATTGCATAACTTAAAGCTAAGATCAAATGCTTGTGTCATAGTGCAGTAGAATGATAGAGTGTTTATTGAATGGAGTTAGTTGGTATAGAATATATCGAAAATGATTTCATTTGAAAGAGGAGTACTAAAGAAATAATTGACATATCATGCTTAAAATATTTTTAATATATGGGAACAGATTTATATTAAGGGGCAAAAAAAGTATTGGCTTCATTCTGAGTAATTAAAATGAGTTGGACAACGTATTCGAAGCTGTTCGATAGAGACTAATGTCTAATTGTTGTATCTCAGTAAGCTGTTCTAATTCAAGGGAACTGAGATCATTTATTCTGGGTCTATTCATTGTTTTCTTTGATGTGTCTCTAATAAGATCATACGGTTTATTATAGGTTAGAGACCACTGTTTGCAAAAACTATTGTAGTTATCCAATATACCGAAAAACTTATACTGCTCAGTTAAACGGCGCTCAGCCAAACGAAGAAGATTTTGTCCATGTCTGCCAGGAAAATAAAAATTTGAATATCCTGCAACAGCTCTGACTTGCATGTTGGAGTTCATCTTAGTAAAATCAACAAGCGAATAATTTAAAGCTTCCTTTAATTTAGGATGTTTATATGTTGGACTATTACATTGCCTAATGAAGAAGTAATATGATATTGCTTGATCAATTGGATTTCTTAAAAGTGTAAAATACTCACATCGTCTTCTTGTTAAATTATGTATGCCATAATTGAGATGACCATCTACAAACTCGTAGTTATTAAGTGATGTGAGACAAAAGTGTTTTAATCCACGATAATTAAAAATAGATTCAGGCCTAAAATTCTTATAAATACAAGATCGCTTAAACGATGTACCTCCGGTTTTGGGTATATGTACAAATATCTGGAGTGGTGAATGATTTGAACTAAGCATTTGATCCAGACAACTCCTAAGACATCTTATCATGAGAATATGAGTTTTAGACGATTCAGTAAATTGATATTGTGGCTAAAAAATTAATTAATCATTTGAGATAAGTATTTGAAGAGACATTTGAACATATTGCCTACAAAAACTTGTTATAGTTCATTCGCTAGGAGATCTTTCTGGAAAAATCACTGTTGATAATCTCAACAGAGGATAGCAAAAAAAGGGCAAATAAGAAGCAAAGATATACTAATTTATAGATTGAATGGGTCATATTCTTTTTGAAAAGCAATTTTTCCTATAGGACAAATACTAATGCTTATAACGCGAGTATTCCTTCATTAAAGCTAATAAACAAAAACAAATCTAAATCCAAAACCGGCTTGTAGGTTTATCGTTGGATTCTACTGCTTTGCTTTGCTTTGCTAACACTTTGGTTGATCACGCCAAGTCGGTCGCTAAAGTAAAATAAACAAGAGAAAACCATGTCAGCAAAAAAACTATCTGTATTGGATAAGAAAATATAAGATAATGGCACCAAATTCAATAATATTCGAGGGTTCTTCATTGCTGTGCTAAGTCTTACAATTGCAATACCTGTTCGTAATGAAGAGAAAAATCTTGGACTTTGTTTGCAAGCAATTGGTAATGGGTTTGCAGACTCCGTCGTTGTAATTGATTCGACAAGTGATGACAAAACAGCAGATATTGCTAATCAGCATAACGTGAAGATAATTGATTTTAAGTGGAATGGCCAATTCCCAAAGAAGCGGAACTGGTTCCTTAGAGAACACAGGCCGAGCACTGACTGGGTATTGTTTCTTGATGCGGATGAAATCCTGACGCAAAAAGTGAAGCGTGAAATAGCAGTGGCCTTACCAAGATCAACACACCAAGGATATCTACTCAGCTACACGAATTATTTTCTAGGAAAAAGACTCAAAGGTGGTTATCCATTACGGAAAATCGCACTTTTTCGTGTGGGAGAAGTTGAATATGAACGTATCGAGGAAAATCGCTGGTCTCAATGCGATATGGAAGTACATGAGCATCCGTTGCTGACTGGAACTATGGGTGTAATCCAAAGCCGTATTGACCACCGGGATTATCGAGGAATAGATTCATACATAAATAAACATAATGAGTACGCTACATGGGAGGCAAAACGTCTTTTTCATTATCGAAGAACGCAACACACGAATTCAACGTGGAAGCCCCACCAGCGCCTTAAATACAGTCTCCTCACTTCACCATGGGGCGGACTTGCATTTTTTTTTGGGAGCTTCTTTGGAATGGGAGGGTGGCGTGATGGGTCAATAGGTTTTGCCTTTTGCCTTTTGAAAGCCTCCTACTTCACTCAAATCGCCTGTAAATTACGCGAGCTAGAGTTAAAAGGAAAGGAGATTGCGTAGTGAAAATTCTTCTATACGGCATAAACTACTCACCAGAATGTGTTGGCATCGGTAAATACAACGATGAATTAACACAATGGTTATCAGCTAAAGGCCATGAAGTTCGTGTAATTACAGCTCAGCCTTATTTCCCTGCGTGGAAATTAGCAGTTGGTTATCGGAATCGATACAAACGTGAATTGCATAATGACGTGAAAGTACAACGCTGCCCGCTATGGGTGCCGCGTCACCCAAATGGAGTGAAGAGACTTTTGCATTTATGTAGCTTCGCACTATCAAGCCTAGGTCCACTTGCATCACAACTGGCATGGTGCCCAGACGTAGTTCTTACCATTGCCCCTGCCTTTTTCTGCACACCAGGTGCTCTTTTACTAGGTAATCTCTGTGGCAAACGTACTATCACATGGCTGCATATCCAAGATTTTGAACTGGATGCTGCCTTCGAACTTGGATTGCTAAAGGGGCGGCTCTTGCGATACATGGCAGAAGTATGGGAACGTCAAATCCTTCGAAGTTTTGGCCATGTCAGTAGCATTAGTACTGCTATGGTGGCTAGGCTTAGAGATAAAGGTGTAAAACGACCTAACAGTTATTTATTGCCTAATTGGGTAGATCTAGATTTTATAAAACCACAATCAGAGACAGACAGGGAAAAGAACACTTATCGACGTAATTTGCTAATTAATAAAGACCAGATAGTGCTGATGTATTCGGGTTCAATGAACAAAAAGCAGGGTCTTGATTTGCTGGTAAAGGCAATTCATCAACTTTCCGATCTCCCAAATCTTGTCTGGCTACTTGCTGGAGAAGGTCCGACAAAAGAAGAATTGGTTACTGCCACAATTGGGCTGCCTCAGGTTCACCATTTGCCCTTGCAACCAAAGGAAAGCCTAGACGAATGGCTAAATGCCGCAGATATTCATTTGCTGCCCCAGAAGTCTGAAGCAGCTGATTTAGTTTTACCGTCTAAACTGTTAGGGATTATCGCCAGTGGGCGGCCTGTTGTCGCTACATCCACACCGGGTAGCGAACTTGCCTGTATCGCTGGCAAAACTGGGTTTTGTGTCGAACCTGACGATGTAACAGCATTTTCCGCATGTATTCGAAAATTAGTTACTGATAGTAAATTAAGGCTACATCTGGGCAAATGTGCCAGGAATATCGCTGAACAACATTTTGAGAAAGATATAATTCTTGGGCACCTTGAGCAAGAACTAACAAAATTAATTTCATACAACCAGGCCAATTAACACACCATATTTTACAAAACGATGGATATGCAAATATAACAATACGTCTACATGCAGGAAATAAGGCCGCTGAAGAAAAATTTAGTATAGCGGAATGTTCACAACTCAACGAATAAATTGACAGCAATTATGAATAGTGATTGGTATAATCAAAGGTGCAGAAGTGAAGGCCATCAAAAATCAGTATAATTGGAAGATTAAAGGAAAAAAACAACGATAAACAAAAGAGACAGAGAAATATAAAAGATAGATAAGCTCACATAGAAAACAAGCGAAGTGGAAAGAAAGAAAGTAGATGATATGAAATTCCTAACGACGAAGCCTTCGCATAAGGCTTCTCACAAAAGGCATCATGGACAAAGGTATAAGTGAAGCAATGGAACGAGTGACAATTGAAGAAATTGAGGAACGTTGTAAATATAAATAAGGATGGACACAATTCATAAATTCGATATGATCAATAGGATTGATACCTGCTTGAACGAGTACATTATGAAGAGAACTAGAAGTACTTACATAAAGAAATGTATTTTGACGGTAGCAAAAGTCAACTGATGAATTGCCCCAGAAGAAAGGGCGGAATAAATCAAAAGGAACAAAACCAAAATGAAGAAATTTGAGGGCCCAATAGCTGTGGAGTTGCTCATTTATATGATTGTCCCCACCTTGATTAGAAAAAGCTGCACTGAAGAGTACAACATCTGAAAGACTGGTTAAAAACTCGACAAAATTGTCAGAGGATGATTCTGGTAAATGCTCAGCAACCTCGAGGGACATCGCAAGGTCCCAATCAGAATCAACAGGAAAGGAAGGTTGGGATAAGTCAGTTGGATAGAACTTAATCGTATTAGAAAGCATTTTTTTCTGTGAATTCCAAACTCCGTCTAATCCGACACATCTAGTTGCACCATGCTCTTCAAAAGCTTTAAGCCAAGTACCACGACCACAGCCAACATCAATGATTGAGGAAGGCCTAAAGTATTTTAATAAATGGAAAATATAAATATTTGCAGACTCATAAGATCGAGCAACTTGATCATCATAGAAAAATTCATCGTAAAGAAAAGAATTGTTCATGGTGGAAATTAGGAATTTAAGATACGAGCAGGGTTACCAACAACAGTTGATCTTGGTGGAACATTTTTGCTTACAACAGAGCATGCACCTACAACAGCTCCTTCACCAATAATGATACCAGGAAGAATAAATGCTCTAGCACCTATAAATGCACCAGAGCAAATAGTAATGGGCCTAGTGAGAAGAGACATAGAGGGATCATTGAAATCGTGAGTAGCAGTACAAACATATACCTCCTGTGCAACACAAGCATCGGAATGAACCTCAATATGACCTAAACAGTACAAATGAGAACGGTCGCCAATGCTGGAATTGGAATGCAAGATTAAATTCCAGGGATGCTCAATTCGAGCACGTTGATGGACAAACGGTCTGCCAAAAATGACCGCTCCAAAACAGCGCAAAACGAATAGACGCCAGAGGTAGAAATGTTTTGGAGTCCAACTGCACAATAGAGGCCAACAATACTCCCACAAGAGCATTCTCAAACGATACTGAAAAGTCCAAGGGCTGGAAAGTCTCGAAACCTGAAAGTATTTTTTAGTCATCAAAGAAATCAAATAAGTGGTTGATTAAGCATTTGATCAAAACATTGCAAGAATTCGTGAGCAACATTTTGAGGGTGATGTCTAATCGTGGATAAACGTGCAGATGTAGCCAAAGTAGATAAATACTCGGGACGATTAGTAAGAGAAATGATTGCTTGGGCTAATTCAAGCACTGGATCTGATACTTTATGATTAAAGATAATCCCATTTTTAAACGGCTCAATATAGTCCCGAAAACATTCTAAATTGCTAACAATAGGAACGGCACCGTTAGCCATTGCCTCCAATGGTGCAACAGGTAAAGCTTCACCATACTCCGCGAGGGAAGGATATACAAATATTGCCGACCGTTGATAGTGAGCTATCAATTCATCTTGATCATAAATAGGGCCGAGCCACTCAATAGAAAACTTTGAGGAGAAATAGGGATTGATTAGAGATTCAAGCCAGTGTTCGCCTCCTCCACCCGAACTAATTTCAGCTGGACCTACTAAGCGAAGAGACCAATCGGTGAGCCCTAATTTAGAAGCATGAATAAAAGAGTCAATCAAAAGCGAGATACCTTTTTCAGGGTGCATTCGTCCACAATATAGAATAACATTTTCCTTTGGAGGAACAGGAAATTCAGAAGGAGAAAATGGAAGTGGATTAAGTATTTTTTCGACCATATTTAGCCTATCAGGCACTTCATTATTAATGGCGCGAAACACTGATGTACTACATGCACGAAGGCAACAA comes from the Synechococcus sp. A15-62 genome and includes:
- a CDS encoding glycosyltransferase family 2 protein; amino-acid sequence: MLSLTIAIPVRNEEKNLGLCLQAIGNGFADSVVVIDSTSDDKTADIANQHNVKIIDFKWNGQFPKKRNWFLREHRPSTDWVLFLDADEILTQKVKREIAVALPRSTHQGYLLSYTNYFLGKRLKGGYPLRKIALFRVGEVEYERIEENRWSQCDMEVHEHPLLTGTMGVIQSRIDHRDYRGIDSYINKHNEYATWEAKRLFHYRRTQHTNSTWKPHQRLKYSLLTSPWGGLAFFFGSFFGMGGWRDGSIGFAFCLLKASYFTQIACKLRELELKGKEIA
- a CDS encoding DapH/DapD/GlmU-related protein; translated protein: MHSNSSIGDRSHLYCLGHIEVHSDACVAQEVYVCTATHDFNDPSMSLLTRPITICSGAFIGARAFILPGIIIGEGAVVGACSVVSKNVPPRSTVVGNPARILNS
- a CDS encoding bifunctional 2-polyprenyl-6-hydroxyphenol methylase/3-demethylubiquinol 3-O-methyltransferase UbiG, producing the protein MNNSFLYDEFFYDDQVARSYESANIYIFHLLKYFRPSSIIDVGCGRGTWLKAFEEHGATRCVGLDGVWNSQKKMLSNTIKFYPTDLSQPSFPVDSDWDLAMSLEVAEHLPESSSDNFVEFLTSLSDVVLFSAAFSNQGGDNHINEQLHSYWALKFLHFGFVPFDLFRPFFWGNSSVDFCYRQNTFLYVSTSSSLHNVLVQAGINPIDHIEFMNCVHPYLYLQRSSISSIVTRSIASLIPLSMMPFVRSLMRRLRR
- a CDS encoding glycosyltransferase family 4 protein, with the translated sequence MRITILQGAFLPVPPLRGGAVEKLWFQLGKEFSKLGHHVFHISRSFPGLPDDEYIDGVHHIRIKGYDIPSGRLRLKALDFLYSRRALCKLPDADILITNTFWMPLLASSNQSRFGRIMVSVERMPKGQMRLYRNSCCLRACSTSVFRAINNEVPDRLNMVEKILNPLPFSPSEFPVPPKENVILYCGRMHPEKGISLLIDSFIHASKLGLTDWSLRLVGPAEISSGGGGEHWLESLINPYFSSKFSIEWLGPIYDQDELIAHYQRSAIFVYPSLAEYGEALPVAPLEAMANGAVPIVSNLECFRDYIEPFKNGIIFNHKVSDPVLELAQAIISLTNRPEYLSTLATSARLSTIRHHPQNVAHEFLQCFDQMLNQPLI
- a CDS encoding WcaI family glycosyltransferase, with amino-acid sequence MKILLYGINYSPECVGIGKYNDELTQWLSAKGHEVRVITAQPYFPAWKLAVGYRNRYKRELHNDVKVQRCPLWVPRHPNGVKRLLHLCSFALSSLGPLASQLAWCPDVVLTIAPAFFCTPGALLLGNLCGKRTITWLHIQDFELDAAFELGLLKGRLLRYMAEVWERQILRSFGHVSSISTAMVARLRDKGVKRPNSYLLPNWVDLDFIKPQSETDREKNTYRRNLLINKDQIVLMYSGSMNKKQGLDLLVKAIHQLSDLPNLVWLLAGEGPTKEELVTATIGLPQVHHLPLQPKESLDEWLNAADIHLLPQKSEAADLVLPSKLLGIIASGRPVVATSTPGSELACIAGKTGFCVEPDDVTAFSACIRKLVTDSKLRLHLGKCARNIAEQHFEKDIILGHLEQELTKLISYNQAN